The following proteins come from a genomic window of Streptomyces sp. Sge12:
- a CDS encoding RrF2 family transcriptional regulator, with the protein MSEGVEWALHSCVNLAWSGPDRAVSAARLAAWHDLPAAYLNKQLQALARAGIVTSTPGPRGGFRLARPLEAISLMDVVAAVEGPEEAFRCAEIRQQGPGAGAPAAYTADCAIAHAMTRAELAWRRALAAQNLDEIRQQAERQAPEAPERLRAWLAAR; encoded by the coding sequence ATGAGCGAGGGCGTCGAGTGGGCGCTGCACAGTTGCGTCAACCTGGCCTGGAGCGGCCCGGACCGGGCCGTGTCGGCGGCGCGTCTCGCCGCGTGGCACGACCTGCCCGCGGCCTACCTCAACAAGCAGCTCCAGGCGCTGGCCCGGGCGGGCATCGTCACCTCCACCCCCGGCCCGCGGGGCGGCTTCCGGCTGGCCCGCCCGCTCGAGGCCATCTCGCTCATGGACGTGGTCGCCGCCGTCGAGGGGCCCGAGGAGGCCTTCCGGTGCGCGGAGATCCGGCAGCAGGGCCCCGGCGCCGGTGCCCCGGCGGCGTACACCGCCGACTGCGCCATCGCGCACGCCATGACCCGGGCCGAACTGGCCTGGCGACGGGCGCTCGCCGCCCAGAACCTCGACGAGATCCGGCAGCAGGCCGAACGGCAGGCTCCCGAGGCCCCCGAGCGGCTGCGGGCCTGGCTCGCCGCGCGGTAG
- a CDS encoding FUSC family protein, giving the protein MSTERTEHIASRRARHRPLAPPSWLLNGLKPSAAPIPWAAVVRASIAMSVPLAVGFALDEPEYGALASMGALAGVIGDTADAYRMRVLNIAVPQLFGAIGVALGTLVYGHGWLAVAVLTLIALVSGMISSIGTVASVSGLLLLLNAVIGAGLPLPEPWWTAPLLLTAGGLFVLALTLLGWPLRRRQPERTAVADTYRALADALEAAGGPGAVYEERRHQVTQAINHAYDLVLGRRARVHGRSPSLVRLLAQLNVVIPLVEAAPAAHLRGRPLPPEIPAAVRELADAVEESRTGTPVLDLPAAHTPAERAVDAALRHAAKIVHVARPDLDNVDDRLGRPAALRVRARRAVRDMVLSRASWRYGLRLALCIGIAQSLVSVIEFERSYWVALTVTFVLKPDFGSVFSRAVLRALGTAGGLVVAAAVLAEVPRGWWDVPVMVVLAGLIPAFSVKGYAFQTAAITPVILLLSDLLNHQGFDLIRPRLVDSLIGCAITLVAGYLLWPESWHTRIGDRLADTVDDAARYVERAFAPVVDEAALAAARTSRLQARRRIYRDLSGVRSEFQRALTEPPPTGARAAAWWPLVVAVERIVDATTAARVRVNHGAAPPPADEVETIAHQLRELAVRVRSSSTPVRVDAGPAGGAASVLAPVHQEIAAALAITRPES; this is encoded by the coding sequence ATGAGCACCGAACGCACCGAACACATAGCGTCGCGGCGAGCCCGGCACCGTCCCCTGGCTCCGCCCTCCTGGCTCCTCAACGGGCTGAAGCCCAGTGCCGCGCCGATCCCGTGGGCCGCGGTGGTCCGCGCCTCGATCGCGATGTCCGTCCCGCTCGCCGTCGGATTCGCCCTCGACGAGCCCGAGTACGGCGCGCTCGCCTCCATGGGCGCCCTCGCCGGGGTGATCGGCGACACCGCCGACGCCTACCGGATGCGGGTCCTCAACATCGCCGTCCCGCAGCTCTTCGGCGCCATCGGCGTGGCCCTGGGAACCCTGGTCTACGGCCACGGCTGGCTCGCCGTCGCAGTGCTCACCCTCATCGCCCTCGTCTCCGGGATGATCTCCTCCATCGGCACGGTCGCCTCCGTGTCCGGACTGCTGCTCCTGCTCAACGCCGTGATCGGCGCCGGGCTGCCGCTGCCCGAGCCCTGGTGGACGGCCCCGCTGCTGCTGACCGCGGGCGGACTGTTCGTTCTCGCGCTGACCCTGCTGGGCTGGCCCCTGCGCCGCCGGCAGCCGGAGCGCACCGCCGTGGCCGACACCTACCGGGCCCTGGCCGACGCCCTGGAGGCCGCCGGCGGCCCCGGCGCCGTGTACGAGGAACGCCGTCACCAGGTCACCCAGGCCATCAACCACGCCTACGACCTGGTGCTCGGCCGCCGGGCCCGGGTGCACGGGCGCAGCCCCTCCCTGGTGCGGCTGCTGGCCCAGCTCAACGTGGTGATCCCGCTGGTGGAGGCCGCGCCCGCCGCCCACCTGCGCGGTCGGCCGCTGCCGCCCGAGATCCCGGCGGCCGTACGGGAACTGGCCGATGCCGTCGAGGAGAGCCGCACCGGAACCCCCGTACTGGACCTGCCCGCCGCGCACACCCCGGCCGAACGGGCCGTCGACGCCGCCCTGCGGCATGCCGCGAAGATCGTGCACGTCGCCCGGCCGGACCTGGACAACGTGGACGACCGGCTCGGCCGGCCCGCCGCCCTGCGGGTGCGCGCCCGGCGGGCGGTACGCGACATGGTCCTGTCCCGGGCCTCCTGGCGGTACGGGCTGCGGCTCGCGCTGTGCATCGGGATCGCGCAGTCCCTCGTATCGGTGATCGAGTTCGAGCGGTCCTACTGGGTCGCGCTGACCGTCACCTTCGTCCTCAAGCCCGACTTCGGCTCGGTGTTCTCCCGGGCCGTACTGCGCGCCCTCGGCACCGCCGGCGGACTGGTGGTCGCGGCCGCCGTGCTCGCCGAGGTGCCGCGCGGCTGGTGGGACGTGCCGGTGATGGTCGTGCTCGCCGGGCTGATCCCCGCGTTCTCCGTCAAGGGCTACGCCTTCCAGACCGCCGCGATCACCCCGGTGATCCTGCTCCTGTCCGACCTCCTCAACCACCAGGGCTTCGACCTGATCCGCCCCCGGCTGGTGGACAGCCTGATCGGCTGCGCCATCACCCTCGTCGCGGGATACCTGCTGTGGCCCGAGAGCTGGCACACCCGGATCGGGGACCGGCTCGCCGACACCGTGGACGACGCCGCCCGCTACGTGGAGAGGGCCTTCGCCCCGGTCGTGGACGAGGCCGCGCTCGCGGCGGCCCGGACCTCCCGCCTCCAGGCCCGGCGGCGCATCTACCGGGACCTGTCGGGCGTGCGCAGCGAGTTCCAGCGGGCGCTGACCGAGCCACCGCCCACCGGGGCCCGGGCGGCCGCCTGGTGGCCGCTGGTGGTCGCCGTCGAGCGGATCGTGGACGCGACCACCGCCGCACGGGTCCGGGTCAACCACGGCGCCGCCCCACCCCCCGCCGACGAGGTGGAGACGATCGCGCACCAGCTTCGCGAGCTGGCCGTACGGGTGCGCAGCAGCTCCACCCCGGTCCGGGTCGACGCCGGGCCCGCGGGCGGGGCGGCGAGCGTGCTGGCACCGGTCCACCAGGAGATCGCGGCGGCCCTGGCCATCACCCGGCCGGAGTCCTGA